The proteins below come from a single Campylobacter sp. CCUG 57310 genomic window:
- a CDS encoding flavodoxin family protein: MKKIVVYSSLTGNTRKVGEAIAQEIGCEAVSFEDERVKDLSEFDFVGVGFYVDKGGPDAHFKRYIKEKIKNKNVGLFITLGAEPEGEHGIKMLEVGREILEQNGNKIMREFICQGAIDPKLIEQMREMAAKAGDKALHPITPEREARWAAAASHPDEKDIANAKAAFRGV; the protein is encoded by the coding sequence ATGAAAAAAATTGTAGTTTATAGTTCGCTAACCGGAAATACACGAAAAGTAGGCGAAGCGATAGCTCAAGAGATCGGCTGTGAAGCGGTTAGCTTCGAAGATGAGAGAGTTAAGGACTTAAGCGAATTTGACTTCGTGGGAGTTGGATTTTACGTCGATAAGGGCGGTCCCGATGCGCATTTTAAACGCTACATAAAAGAAAAAATCAAAAATAAAAATGTCGGGCTTTTTATAACTCTTGGAGCCGAACCTGAAGGTGAGCACGGCATCAAAATGCTTGAAGTAGGCAGAGAAATTTTAGAGCAAAACGGCAATAAAATCATGCGAGAATTCATCTGTCAAGGTGCAATCGATCCAAAACTGATAGAACAGATGCGAGAAATGGCTGCCAAAGCGGGAGATAAAGCGCTTCATCCTATCACTCCGGAACGTGAAGCAAGATGGGCGGCTGCAGCAAGCCATCCTGATGAAAAAGATATCGCTAA
- a CDS encoding radical SAM protein: MFKERVKGHHTGGGGRPIPASEEELFAFLQGSPKQKEGVIYFHIPFCDNICSFCSMNRSKLDGELDTYTEFLLSEIEKYGKFPYLKEKSIESVYFGGGTPTTLKERHLEPIINAIHKNFKISSTCEFSLESTLHNLNLKKLKLLDSLGVNRFSIGIQTFSDKGRKLLNRVYGKDDAIKRLSEIRQNFDKFVCIDIIYNYPNQTVDEVLEDARLIKELKIDSSSFYSLMFHEGSVLSKEISSDYYDLQTDKKLHHAFANSLLESGDYEVLEHTKINRKNRDEYKYIRLSHKGTDILPIGFGAGGKIGEFSMFAMNKERKMISKTTENQRKFGKFMSMFQYPSVKFNDISGYISDETLGELKELFKKCEEHGYMSVDEKGIKLSIDGVFWGNTISKEISTIARKDFE; the protein is encoded by the coding sequence ATGTTTAAAGAGCGCGTAAAAGGACATCACACGGGAGGCGGAGGCAGACCGATACCCGCAAGCGAGGAGGAGCTTTTTGCATTTTTACAAGGATCTCCCAAGCAAAAAGAAGGCGTGATATACTTTCATATCCCGTTTTGCGATAATATCTGTTCGTTTTGCTCGATGAATCGCAGCAAACTTGACGGCGAACTTGATACTTATACGGAATTTTTGCTAAGCGAAATCGAAAAATACGGAAAATTCCCATATCTAAAAGAAAAAAGCATAGAGTCGGTTTATTTTGGCGGAGGCACTCCTACGACATTAAAAGAGCGCCATTTAGAGCCTATCATAAACGCTATACATAAAAATTTTAAAATTTCTTCTACCTGCGAATTCAGCCTTGAGAGCACCCTGCACAACTTAAATCTAAAAAAGCTCAAGCTGCTTGATAGCCTTGGAGTAAATCGCTTTAGTATAGGCATTCAAACCTTTAGCGACAAGGGAAGAAAGCTTCTAAATAGAGTTTACGGAAAAGATGACGCTATAAAAAGGCTTAGTGAAATTCGCCAAAATTTCGATAAATTCGTCTGTATAGACATCATTTATAACTACCCGAATCAAACCGTAGATGAAGTGCTTGAAGACGCACGCCTCATAAAAGAGCTTAAGATAGATAGCTCAAGCTTTTATTCACTGATGTTTCATGAAGGTTCCGTGCTGTCTAAGGAAATTTCGTCTGACTACTATGACTTGCAAACCGATAAAAAGCTTCATCACGCTTTTGCAAATTCACTTCTTGAAAGCGGAGATTACGAAGTTTTAGAACACACTAAGATAAACCGAAAAAACAGAGACGAGTATAAATACATCCGTCTTTCGCACAAAGGCACGGATATATTGCCTATCGGTTTTGGAGCGGGCGGAAAGATCGGCGAATTTAGCATGTTTGCGATGAATAAAGAGCGCAAAATGATATCCAAAACAACCGAAAATCAAAGAAAATTCGGTAAATTTATGAGTATGTTTCAGTATCCAAGCGTAAAATTTAACGACATAAGCGGTTATATCAGCGACGAAACTCTTGGCGAGCTTAAAGAGCTATTTAAAAAATGCGAAGAGCACGGATATATGAGCGTAGATGAAAAAGGTATAAAATTAAGCATAGACGGCGTATTTTGGGGAAATACAATCTCAAAAGAGATATCAACAATAGCAAGAAAGGATTTTGAATGA
- a CDS encoding energy transducer TonB, with the protein MRYFIISLAINIAILFIPLKSDEILSKKTEENKEIKVVLNLQKEQPKQAEILPEQPQPQPEIIEPEILPEPIIEPEPIVEPEILPEPVIEPEITPKPNPEIKKAEKPKDIKKPKPKKQIKKPEKKIAEEIKEITDTPMIQEPAPPVEQPQPLYVPQAKESNIDKESYCKENIGFKVLKEPRADYPKKAIMLRLKDTFYVEVDFKVTSGNIQIVSVRGKNKIFNDEAAKITKEMQISVLKDINHCIITKPYEFKIKD; encoded by the coding sequence ATGCGCTACTTTATAATCTCTTTGGCGATTAATATCGCTATTTTGTTTATCCCGCTAAAATCGGATGAAATTCTTTCGAAAAAAACCGAGGAAAATAAAGAGATAAAAGTAGTGCTAAATTTACAAAAAGAGCAACCCAAACAGGCTGAAATTTTGCCCGAGCAACCACAGCCGCAACCTGAAATTATCGAGCCTGAAATTTTACCGGAACCCATTATAGAGCCTGAACCTATTGTGGAGCCTGAAATTTTGCCCGAGCCCGTTATAGAGCCTGAGATCACGCCTAAACCAAATCCCGAAATCAAAAAGGCTGAAAAACCAAAAGATATAAAAAAGCCAAAGCCTAAAAAGCAGATCAAAAAACCTGAAAAAAAGATAGCAGAAGAGATAAAAGAGATTACTGACACACCTATGATACAAGAGCCTGCACCACCCGTAGAGCAGCCACAGCCCTTGTATGTGCCTCAAGCCAAAGAATCAAATATAGACAAAGAGAGCTACTGCAAAGAAAATATCGGCTTTAAGGTCTTAAAAGAGCCAAGAGCGGATTATCCTAAAAAGGCGATTATGCTTAGACTTAAGGATACTTTTTATGTTGAAGTTGATTTTAAGGTTACAAGCGGCAATATCCAGATAGTTTCCGTAAGAGGAAAAAATAAAATTTTTAACGACGAGGCGGCAAAAATCACAAAAGAAATGCAGATATCGGTACTAAAAGATATCAATCACTGCATCATAACCAAACCTTACGAATTCAAAATAAAGGATTAA
- a CDS encoding ABC transporter substrate-binding protein, producing MKKIFVVLAILASFINAKKLVVLDPAVVEIIYMLEAEDQIAAISNLSMSKIWPEEKTSKLKTVGTYTKPNLEKIVELKPDLVIVSFHSVDIQDSLKKLNLQTITLKADSVNDIYHNIEEMGKITGKEAKAKEVIEGIKAKFKSFEDPNLKDKKVVSLFSSTPMMAFTSKTLAGDMLKQLGFVNVADGLEGATPVISPEFILSSNPDFIVIIGGMGGDSDFLKTNPVLAKTNAAKNNKVITVPSSLLLRGTPRIGEGIEKLYDMLTK from the coding sequence ATGAAAAAAATATTTGTAGTTTTAGCTATATTGGCAAGCTTCATAAACGCCAAAAAGTTGGTCGTACTCGACCCTGCCGTTGTTGAGATCATTTATATGCTTGAAGCAGAAGATCAGATAGCCGCTATCTCAAATTTATCTATGTCAAAAATTTGGCCCGAAGAAAAGACTTCCAAACTAAAAACGGTAGGCACTTACACAAAGCCGAATTTAGAAAAGATAGTCGAGCTAAAGCCTGATCTTGTTATCGTTAGTTTTCACTCGGTAGATATACAAGACAGCCTTAAAAAGCTAAATTTACAAACCATTACTCTAAAAGCGGATAGCGTTAATGACATCTATCACAATATCGAGGAGATGGGTAAAATAACAGGCAAAGAGGCAAAAGCAAAAGAGGTAATCGAAGGCATAAAAGCTAAATTTAAAAGCTTTGAAGATCCGAATTTAAAAGACAAAAAAGTAGTTTCGCTATTTTCTTCAACTCCAATGATGGCATTTACGTCAAAAACTCTAGCAGGAGATATGCTCAAACAGCTTGGTTTTGTAAATGTAGCTGACGGCTTAGAAGGTGCAACTCCTGTAATTTCGCCTGAATTTATACTATCTTCAAATCCTGATTTTATAGTCATCATAGGCGGAATGGGCGGGGATAGCGACTTCTTAAAAACAAATCCCGTGCTTGCTAAAACAAATGCGGCTAAAAACAATAAAGTCATAACCGTTCCTTCTTCGCTCTTGCTTCGCGGAACGCCTCGCATAGGAGAAGGCATAGAAAAGCTTTATGATATGCTTACAAAATAA
- a CDS encoding ABC transporter ATP-binding protein translates to MSVVVENLNFTYGTKEILKDISLSAKNGEFIGILGPNGCGKSTLLKNILRVLAPKSGIVQISNKALKDYSLKELAKTLGFVPQKSVLSMPLLVEDILLMGRFCHLKSQFSGYGKEDKKKVEEVMELLDISHFAKRIAHSLSGGEFQRVLLARALVSEPKILLLDEPTSALDLNYAIEIMKICTKLTKELNLLSIMVLHDLNLASMFCDEILMLKDGKVRYKGAPKELYTKEILKEIYGLNCDVIEYKNNPFVVALKD, encoded by the coding sequence ATGAGTGTGGTTGTTGAGAATTTAAATTTTACTTACGGCACCAAAGAGATACTAAAAGACATAAGCCTAAGTGCTAAAAACGGTGAATTTATAGGAATTTTAGGTCCAAACGGATGCGGCAAATCAACTCTTTTAAAAAACATCTTAAGAGTACTTGCACCCAAAAGCGGCATAGTGCAAATCAGCAACAAAGCCCTTAAAGACTACTCGCTTAAAGAGCTTGCCAAGACTCTTGGATTCGTTCCTCAAAAGTCCGTTCTTTCAATGCCTCTTTTAGTTGAAGATATCTTGCTTATGGGGCGTTTTTGTCATCTTAAAAGCCAATTTTCAGGATACGGCAAAGAGGATAAAAAGAAAGTTGAAGAGGTAATGGAGCTGCTTGATATATCGCACTTTGCAAAACGTATCGCACACTCTTTAAGCGGCGGAGAATTTCAAAGAGTTTTGCTGGCGCGTGCACTTGTAAGCGAGCCGAAAATTTTACTTTTAGACGAGCCTACTTCGGCACTTGATCTAAACTACGCAATTGAGATTATGAAAATTTGCACCAAGCTTACTAAAGAGCTAAATTTACTATCTATAATGGTTTTGCACGATCTGAATTTAGCCTCTATGTTTTGCGATGAAATTTTGATGCTAAAAGATGGAAAAGTAAGATATAAAGGCGCTCCAAAAGAGCTTTATACGAAAGAAATTTTAAAAGAAATTTACGGTCTTAACTGTGATGTAATCGAATATAAAAATAACCCGTTTGTGGTTGCATTAAAGGATTAA
- a CDS encoding iron ABC transporter permease has protein sequence MLTKTKMSIVLAILTLILCIISLSIGGADISQSDIINFFLGKEIDEIKQTILVELRLPRLIMALLIGMLLASSGVVVQSVFLNPLADPYIIGIAASATFGAVIAYLFKLPDIYYGIFAFISSAILSIIIFKLSKKGKSIATLLIIGIAFASFLGAFTSFAVYLIGEDSFRIVAWTMGHLSGATWERITYIIIPLAFSMSYFYLKRFELNVILSGDEEAQSLGVDIEKTKKILLIVSSLAVGFSVAFTGMIGFVGLIIPHILRMLLKTSSNAVLIPASAFTGAFFLLACDTIGKSVLNPIEIPIGVVTAFFGAPFFLFLAIKSKQGIV, from the coding sequence ATGCTTACTAAAACCAAGATGAGTATCGTTCTTGCGATACTCACCCTTATTCTTTGCATCATATCACTAAGCATAGGTGGAGCCGATATCAGCCAAAGTGATATCATAAATTTCTTTCTTGGCAAAGAGATAGATGAGATCAAGCAGACTATATTAGTAGAACTTAGGCTTCCTCGCTTGATTATGGCGCTTTTAATAGGCATGCTTCTTGCAAGCTCGGGCGTAGTCGTTCAAAGCGTATTTTTAAACCCGCTTGCAGATCCATACATCATAGGAATAGCGGCTAGTGCTACATTTGGTGCTGTTATAGCCTATCTTTTTAAGCTACCTGACATATACTATGGAATTTTTGCCTTCATTAGCTCGGCGATACTTTCTATCATCATTTTTAAACTATCCAAAAAAGGCAAATCAATAGCCACTCTTTTAATCATAGGCATAGCCTTCGCCTCTTTTTTAGGCGCTTTTACATCTTTTGCAGTCTATCTAATAGGAGAAGATAGCTTTAGGATAGTAGCTTGGACAATGGGGCATCTAAGCGGCGCTACCTGGGAGAGAATTACATATATCATAATACCGCTAGCGTTTTCAATGTCATATTTTTATCTAAAAAGATTTGAGCTAAACGTCATTTTAAGCGGAGACGAAGAGGCTCAAAGTCTTGGGGTTGATATAGAAAAGACCAAAAAAATTTTACTCATCGTCTCATCTTTAGCTGTTGGCTTCTCAGTCGCTTTTACAGGAATGATAGGCTTTGTAGGGCTTATCATTCCTCATATATTAAGAATGCTGCTAAAAACTTCAAGCAACGCAGTCTTAATCCCGGCTTCAGCGTTTACGGGCGCGTTTTTTCTTTTAGCATGCGACACGATAGGCAAAAGCGTGCTAAATCCTATCGAAATTCCCATAGGAGTTGTAACTGCGTTTTTCGGCGCACCGTTTTTTCTATTTTTAGCGATTAAATCAAAGCAAGGTATAGTCTGA
- a CDS encoding biopolymer transporter ExbD, with the protein MKFVRRNRHKSASISMLNLIDVIFVLLLFFMVTTTFNKFAHIDIALPQTNSNLEENKDDIVQLFYLLDESLILKINDVEKTLNHENLKEEISNLSPSQKKNITLNADEAINYGKVVDVISNLKDANVQNVELNIKKKN; encoded by the coding sequence GTGAAGTTTGTCCGTCGTAATAGACACAAAAGCGCCAGCATTTCGATGCTAAATTTGATTGACGTCATATTTGTCTTGCTTTTGTTTTTTATGGTAACGACTACTTTTAACAAATTTGCTCATATAGACATAGCTCTGCCTCAAACAAACTCAAATTTAGAAGAAAATAAAGACGATATAGTTCAGTTATTTTACTTGCTTGACGAGAGCTTGATACTTAAGATAAACGATGTCGAAAAAACGCTAAATCACGAAAATTTAAAAGAGGAGATCTCAAATTTAAGCCCTTCTCAAAAGAAAAACATAACTTTAAATGCGGACGAGGCTATAAACTACGGCAAAGTAGTTGATGTGATATCAAATTTAAAAGACGCAAACGTCCAAAACGTAGAGCTTAATATCAAAAAGAAAAACTGA
- a CDS encoding MotA/TolQ/ExbB proton channel family protein: MLEYLQTGGIFMWPIFFLCVLAVAVLLEKAFYFTFIEIDSTSTFKMKLSNLILEGDTKKIREFCKNYKNSLAKTTILVLDNIENLNSTSKTQVEYVIEEAVTVELSNLEKRSWILGLCASASPQLGLLGTVVGMIKAFEGLSSSVNAPLVAIGISEALYTTAAGLIVGIPSLVFHLMINKKIDFILNDLNRLISLFGRCCERKCCEVCPS, from the coding sequence ATGCTTGAGTATTTACAAACCGGCGGCATATTTATGTGGCCTATATTTTTTCTATGCGTTTTAGCTGTTGCCGTATTGCTTGAGAAGGCTTTTTACTTCACTTTTATAGAGATAGACTCGACAAGCACATTTAAGATGAAACTTAGCAATCTCATACTAGAAGGCGATACAAAAAAGATAAGGGAATTTTGCAAAAATTACAAAAATTCGCTTGCAAAAACAACTATATTAGTTCTTGATAATATCGAGAATTTAAACTCCACAAGCAAAACTCAAGTCGAATATGTCATAGAAGAAGCCGTGACCGTAGAGCTTTCAAATTTAGAAAAAAGAAGCTGGATATTAGGACTTTGTGCAAGCGCAAGCCCTCAGCTTGGACTTCTAGGAACGGTTGTGGGAATGATAAAGGCATTTGAAGGACTTAGCTCAAGCGTAAATGCTCCACTCGTAGCCATAGGCATATCAGAAGCGCTTTATACGACTGCGGCGGGACTTATAGTGGGAATTCCTTCGCTAGTGTTTCATCTAATGATAAATAAAAAGATTGATTTTATACTAAATGATCTAAACAGGCTCATAAGCTTATTTGGTAGATGTTGTGAAAGGAAATGCTGTGAAGTTTGTCCGTCGTAA
- a CDS encoding TonB-dependent receptor: MFKKITTISIVAVAALYGSDANTRLDKTVITATGFESPLKDEVRNVSIITSQEIENRGYKNLKEILEKAPGVSFNGKTVDLRGQGSKANTSVKVLLNGVAMNMIDTTPTTIPIDLVPIEDIEQIEIIPGGGAVLYGSGTSGGVINIITKQKAVKPYANISTKIASYSYKDLNLGVGGNVTQDLFLKATAKAFDEKGYRYDEKNKGHYASFGLNYKISDNQSIVFNPSYFKAKTYGVPTLSAEEMAINRRQAGGEPTLTTSKRLNFDADYAIRFNDKFDMHIMPYYQDVKIIQDDFHMKDKKTGANVKTRYNYGSGELITGYDYLNNEGYRMINVNVKMPMFSRNQLTVFDMQKQTHSLYLLEKHNFTDIFSLSAGARFERADYDVIRDVSVAMSRGGRTINTKDYLKVGDDKNNYAYEITPNFKYSDSGSIYFKFERGYISPGPNQLIDKLGPNGPYVLNNLKSETYHGYELGLKDLVFGNFFSATLFLTDTKDEILTVSLGRNVSDGWNFKNIDKTRRYGTEIYSEQEFGKFKLKESFSYVNAKIKTGKNSGRKVPLVESSKFVIGAEYEPIKNLNFSTDFKYLSSSLDANYDKIDSRKIVDVGLSYKFTKGILVSAGIKNLFNEKYNYTQSKQNNSYDPAPERNYYVEFKYNY; this comes from the coding sequence GTGTTTAAAAAAATCACAACCATTAGTATTGTCGCGGTAGCCGCTCTTTACGGCTCTGATGCAAATACAAGACTTGATAAGACCGTTATCACGGCTACTGGCTTTGAGAGTCCTTTAAAGGATGAGGTAAGAAACGTATCGATAATAACCTCCCAAGAGATAGAAAACAGAGGCTATAAAAACTTAAAAGAGATTTTAGAAAAAGCTCCCGGAGTTAGTTTTAACGGCAAAACTGTAGATCTTAGAGGCCAAGGAAGCAAAGCAAACACATCTGTTAAGGTGCTTTTAAACGGTGTTGCGATGAATATGATAGATACTACCCCTACGACTATACCTATAGATCTCGTTCCAATAGAAGATATCGAACAAATCGAAATCATACCGGGCGGTGGAGCCGTGCTATACGGAAGCGGAACCAGCGGAGGAGTTATCAATATCATAACAAAACAAAAAGCCGTAAAACCATACGCAAACATATCTACCAAAATAGCCTCATACTCATACAAAGATCTAAATTTAGGCGTTGGCGGGAACGTAACGCAAGATTTATTTTTAAAAGCTACTGCCAAGGCGTTTGATGAAAAGGGCTATAGATATGACGAGAAAAACAAAGGTCACTACGCCTCTTTTGGATTAAATTACAAAATTTCAGATAACCAAAGCATAGTTTTTAACCCAAGCTATTTTAAGGCCAAAACTTACGGAGTGCCGACTTTATCCGCAGAAGAGATGGCTATAAACAGGCGACAAGCAGGCGGGGAACCGACCCTAACCACAAGCAAAAGACTAAATTTTGATGCAGACTATGCGATTAGATTTAATGATAAATTCGATATGCACATTATGCCTTATTATCAAGACGTGAAAATTATTCAAGACGATTTTCATATGAAAGATAAAAAAACCGGAGCAAACGTAAAAACAAGATATAACTACGGTAGCGGCGAACTTATAACAGGTTATGATTACTTAAATAACGAAGGCTACAGGATGATAAACGTCAATGTTAAAATGCCTATGTTTTCGAGAAATCAACTTACCGTATTTGATATGCAAAAGCAAACCCACTCTTTATATCTGCTTGAGAAACATAACTTCACCGACATCTTTTCTCTAAGTGCAGGAGCGAGGTTTGAAAGAGCAGATTATGATGTAATAAGAGATGTTAGTGTAGCTATGAGTAGGGGCGGAAGAACTATAAATACAAAAGACTACTTAAAAGTAGGAGACGATAAAAACAACTACGCCTATGAGATAACACCGAATTTTAAATATTCAGATAGCGGAAGTATTTATTTTAAATTTGAGCGCGGATATATATCTCCAGGACCAAATCAGCTTATAGATAAGCTTGGACCAAACGGACCTTATGTCTTAAACAATCTTAAATCAGAAACATATCATGGGTATGAGCTTGGACTTAAAGATCTTGTATTTGGAAATTTCTTTAGCGCGACTCTTTTTTTAACGGATACCAAAGATGAAATTTTAACAGTTTCTCTTGGAAGAAATGTTAGCGACGGATGGAATTTTAAAAATATAGACAAAACTAGAAGATATGGAACCGAAATTTATTCAGAGCAGGAATTTGGAAAATTTAAGCTAAAAGAGAGCTTTTCGTATGTAAATGCAAAGATCAAAACAGGCAAAAATTCAGGACGTAAAGTTCCTTTAGTAGAAAGTAGTAAATTTGTAATAGGGGCCGAGTATGAGCCTATTAAAAACTTAAATTTTTCAACCGACTTTAAATATCTATCAAGCTCTCTTGATGCAAACTATGACAAGATAGACAGTAGAAAAATTGTTGACGTGGGTTTAAGCTATAAATTTACAAAAGGAATTTTAGTGTCTGCGGGTATAAAAAATTTATTTAATGAAAAATATAATTATACTCAAAGCAAACAAAACAACTCTTACGACCCTGCTCCGGAGCGAAATTATTACGTAGAGTTTAAATACAACTACTAA
- a CDS encoding TonB-dependent receptor: protein MDYGLGAKTAKIAIITSCIATVSLYGANEENTKLNKTIVTSTGFETQLKDEVKNAYIITAEEIKDRGYTSVSEVLERAPGVYISNAGVFGAEEIDMRGQGPYAKTNVKTLINGVNLNTLKAGHGSIATPLNLIAVEDIEKIEIIPGGGAVLYGGGTAGGVINIITKKKPRDFYANASSKIASYNYKDAVIGIGGLVNEDLFLKFSAKGFDSKRYKRGEETNGYYLNGGITYQINDNQSISITPSFYSQKYENQSGALTKQQVEQDRRQSSRPEAPQTYKKFDITLDYSLKLSDNYEINFMPYYLHTKFEQNGKNIIKFSDKKIGANLKNRLTYDRGEFIFGYNYEDIYDKLSQKDELGKEIHSVYFLEKHNFTDMLSLNLGSRYERASYDVKRPESKGAIKRPMFHASKNTNSYAFEITPNFKYSDTGNTYVKFEKGFVSPSPQELVDNIKIPGGYEYQFNNLKPETFYTYEVGLKDMIFDQFFSAALFYTDTTDMIFAKWTQPHGNPMNPNINWERKYINLDKAKRYGLELYSEQSLIENKLKLTQSYSRVTAKAKFKRENPRTGQTITVKEELPNIAKQKFIFGVDYAPIKNLNLYVDVKYLSKILNNSGEKMSSKTLVDVSARYNFTKNFSLVGGIKNLFDKKHYIYYDTTAERGRGIYYPAPERNYYVEFKYNY from the coding sequence ATGGATTATGGTTTAGGAGCTAAAACAGCCAAAATAGCTATCATTACATCTTGTATCGCTACGGTTAGTCTATATGGAGCAAATGAAGAAAATACGAAGCTAAACAAGACTATCGTAACCTCAACAGGCTTTGAAACTCAACTCAAAGACGAGGTAAAAAATGCATACATCATCACAGCCGAAGAGATCAAGGATAGAGGGTATACAAGCGTATCCGAAGTGCTTGAAAGAGCGCCCGGAGTATATATATCAAACGCGGGAGTATTTGGTGCAGAAGAGATAGACATGAGAGGTCAAGGACCTTATGCAAAAACCAATGTCAAAACACTAATTAACGGAGTGAATCTAAATACTCTAAAAGCGGGACATGGAAGCATAGCTACGCCGTTAAATTTAATAGCGGTTGAGGATATAGAAAAGATCGAGATAATACCCGGAGGAGGAGCAGTTCTATACGGAGGAGGAACTGCAGGTGGCGTTATAAACATTATCACAAAGAAAAAACCTAGAGATTTTTACGCTAACGCCTCATCTAAAATCGCTTCATACAATTATAAAGATGCAGTTATCGGTATAGGCGGACTCGTAAACGAAGATCTGTTTTTAAAATTTAGTGCAAAAGGCTTTGATTCCAAAAGATATAAAAGAGGCGAAGAGACAAACGGATACTATCTAAACGGCGGTATCACTTACCAGATAAACGATAATCAAAGCATCTCGATAACTCCTAGCTTTTACTCTCAAAAATATGAAAATCAAAGCGGAGCTCTTACAAAACAGCAAGTAGAGCAGGATCGCCGCCAGTCAAGTAGGCCTGAGGCTCCGCAAACTTATAAAAAATTTGATATCACGCTTGATTACTCTTTAAAACTTAGCGATAACTACGAAATCAACTTTATGCCTTACTATTTGCACACCAAATTTGAGCAAAACGGAAAAAATATAATCAAATTTTCGGATAAAAAAATAGGTGCAAATTTAAAAAATAGACTTACTTACGACAGAGGCGAGTTTATTTTCGGATACAACTACGAAGATATATATGACAAGCTATCTCAAAAAGACGAATTAGGAAAAGAGATCCACTCGGTCTATTTTTTAGAAAAGCATAATTTTACAGATATGCTATCTTTAAATTTGGGCTCCAGATACGAAAGAGCCTCCTATGACGTAAAAAGACCCGAAAGCAAAGGTGCCATAAAAAGACCTATGTTTCATGCTAGCAAAAATACAAATTCTTACGCATTTGAGATAACTCCGAATTTTAAGTATTCAGATACGGGAAATACTTATGTGAAATTTGAAAAAGGCTTTGTATCGCCTTCTCCGCAAGAACTTGTGGACAATATCAAAATTCCCGGCGGATACGAGTATCAATTTAACAACTTAAAGCCAGAAACCTTCTATACATACGAAGTCGGATTAAAAGATATGATTTTTGATCAGTTCTTTAGTGCAGCACTGTTTTATACGGACACTACGGACATGATATTTGCCAAATGGACTCAACCGCACGGCAATCCTATGAATCCAAACATTAACTGGGAAAGAAAATATATAAATCTAGATAAGGCCAAAAGATACGGGCTTGAGCTTTATTCAGAGCAATCTTTAATAGAAAACAAGCTAAAGCTCACTCAGTCATACAGTCGTGTAACCGCCAAAGCTAAATTTAAAAGAGAAAACCCAAGAACAGGGCAAACAATAACCGTAAAGGAAGAACTTCCAAACATAGCCAAGCAAAAATTCATATTTGGAGTTGATTATGCGCCTATTAAGAATCTAAATTTATATGTAGACGTAAAATATCTTTCAAAAATTTTAAATAATAGCGGTGAAAAAATGAGTTCAAAAACGCTAGTAGATGTATCGGCAAGATATAATTTTACAAAGAATTTTTCATTAGTAGGCGGTATTAAAAATCTATTTGATAAAAAACACTACATATACTATGACACTACCGCAGAAAGAGGAAGAGGCATTTACTACCCTGCTCCGGAGCGAAATTACTACGTAGAGTTTAAATATAACTACTAA